The following coding sequences lie in one Scatophagus argus isolate fScaArg1 chromosome 9, fScaArg1.pri, whole genome shotgun sequence genomic window:
- the LOC124065373 gene encoding uncharacterized protein LOC124065373: MASLSSLSLCLLTLTHAAALQSSDHLMMFALPGDDVTLPCGIPSVKSCSSVSWSMAEQFGSVTVVARAGKVTAKDVRLGLLKDCSLQMHHLTLNDARLYSCDSGELTSSVQLQILQLTESSTPAEGTIELHCFLNTYKGHVPCNNTGIRIKWSTENNTPLKGDRFHFDNPSECFSKLVINKKLTDHHRKWTCRLFQNEMAKSSISYTTTVKDGIEEVFAVVGESASLSCGNTSSLSAGEAVKWAAAGRTLTDVTSPYKGQTEEFQVNKDTSLVISKVSALHAGDYECSQSTGQQKAFNKIRLHVLDVTSECGPEGHNLTLTCVLTCSNKCEKDFNLTWSGSNLNGWQSSLMNVNNTLSIRLFLPAVSVTSDDLTCSLLREGDVMASKTWHKLNPLWTPAWLALLLGLLICIAAGGLYMYMKRKHKKDAGSESGNEQSSIGMTVVYEVIQEGNNEDTQQQRQSKREAVTTTDSFYDLLQAVN, from the exons ATCATTTGATGATGTTTGCCTTACCGGGAGATGATGTGACTTTGCCATGTGGCATACCCTCTGTCAAATCCTGCTCCTCCGTTAGCTGGAGCATGGCTGAACAATTTGGATCGGTTACTGTGGTGGCGAGAGCCGGAAAGGTGACGGCTAAAGATGTCCGACTGGGTCTCCTAAAGGACTGCTCCCTGCAGATGCATCACCTGACACTCAACGATGCACGACTTTACTCTTGTGACAGTGGAGAACTCACTTCAAGTGTTCAGCTTCAGATTCTTCAAC TCACTGAGAGCTCAACTCCTGCTGAAGGCACAATAGAACTTCATTGTTTCCTCAACACATACAAGGGGCATGTTCCTTGTAACAACACGGGGATCCGCATCAAGTGGAGCACTGAAAATAATACACCATTGAAAGgagatagatttcactttgacAATCCCTCTGAATGCTTCTCTAAACTGGTTATCAATAAAAAACTAACAGACCATCACAGAAAATGGACGTGCCGGCTGTTTCAGAATGAAATGGCTAAATCTTCCATCAGCTATACAACAACAGTTAAAG ATGGCATAGAGGAAGTGTTTGCTGTCGTGGGTGAGTCAGCATCACTTTCCTGTGGCAACACTTCCTCTCTCAGCGCAGGCGAAGCAGTTAAATGGGCTGCAGCTGGAAGGACACTGACAGATGTTACGTCACCTTATAAAGGCCAAACAGAGGAATTTCAGGTGAATAAAGACACATCACTGGTCATCAGCAAAGTGAGTGCTCTACATGCCGGGGACTACGAGTGTTCACAGTCCACTGGCCAGCAAAAAGCGTTCAACAAAATCAGGCTGCATGTCCTCGATG TGACTTCAGAGTGTGGGCCGGAAGGACATAATCTCACCTTGACTTGTGTGCTCACCTGCAgtaataaatgtgaaaaagactTCAATTTAACTTGGTCTGGAAGCAACCTTAATGGCTGGCAGAGCAGTTTAATGAATGTTAATAACACTCTGAGTATCAGACTATTTCTGCCAGCTGTTTCAGTGACATCGGATGACTTAACGTGCTCGCTGCTCAGAGAGGGCGATGTGATGGCATCAAAGACGTGGCACAAGTTAAACC CTCTGTGGACTCCTGCTTGGTTAGCCCTTCTTCTGGGGCTCCTGATATGTATAGCTGCTGGAGGACTCTACATGTACATGAAGAGAAAGCACAAGAAGGATGCAGGCTCTGAATCTG GAAATGAACAGTCAAGTATTGGAATG ACTGTTGTTTATGAGGTCATTCAGGAGGGGAATAATgaagacacacagcagcaaagacaATCCAAAAGAGAAGCCGTGACCACCACTGACAGTTTCTATGATTTATTGCAGGCTGTAAACTAG